atttgtacagtttgtgattggtttattatattttatgtagatgcactcccttacaaaatcatcccaatgtaTCGAATAGACCTATTCATTTCATCTGGGTAAATTATAGATTCAGTATCGCAatataaattgtataaaaatatcacagaatctattttttccaaaatcgtgcagctctaatagtAGCAATTGTAATTGTAACAAACAAACCAATTATTAAACAAGGtagatacagtgctcagtataaatgagtacagcccattttcaaaatgaatattttatccatttctcagtgaatatgggtaatatatagtggtgcatttgaacaaaacagatttattaaacagatatatttattaaaataatattttagtcacagaacatctttagaaagataatacatttcaattcatgcaaaatattgcaaaaaaaattacaaactacaaaatttagactaaaacttattttttgtttctcttgattttttctattttttgaaaattttatttaacattttccctaacacataaatttgggttactaatttttgaaccgttatcgtaagttattttgttagattagctccagatttggcttcagtactgactaaactaatgtatatgcacaaatataatattgtaaagcatcctatagaaattattaatttaaaagagattttagGAGGgtttactcatatatgctgagcactgtaactaCAACCAAGATATGTCAAGATTTATTAAAATACCTTCCAAACCTGTAcataataaagtagccggtgaatTGTATAACATTACAACAAGCCATGCACCAACCATGCAGCCATGAAAATGGCATTACTGTTTTATGGCCTAAAGAAAAAATCCAACATTTATCCCACTTTGCCCCTCTTTAGCAATAAGGTATCCCTCTTGCTTTAGCCATTATCACAGCACTACCTCTTCACCACAAATCTGAATGCTTCCACATTGAATTTGTGATCACAGGGATTATGTGTAAACGTCCTAACCCTGGCATCCCTGCTCTGCATTAGTCTAAacttgtttaactttttttttcctaTGCACTTAAGCAAAGTCATAAAGCAATGTTTCAAATCAGTCAAATCATGTTCCTAGAGAACCAGTAAATCTGCACATTTTCCGGATGTCACCTTTGTCTGATACACTGTTTCAGGTCTTGATCTTTCAGGTCTTCAGGTCACTGCATAGATGCAATGTCCTGAActagatgtgtttgattagggaacTGCAGGAACGTGAAAACCACCGTGTtaataaaatatgtgtgtgtgtgtgtgtgtgtgtgcgtgcgtgtgtgtgtgtgtgagatgctcCAGCAAGAACTGCAGATTTATAAACAACTTTAAATACACTGTCAAGTGAAATTTGATTCTGCAGAAAAGAATTAAATGTAGAATTTTAAGTCTGTTCTAAAGCATTTTCTCTCCCATTTCTTGTGATACTTGTAATTACAATTGTCAAAGTGTGATTAATAACCTaataaggcccaaggtgttttttacatacatttttttatttctctttgctatttgggcttattagaagctaattagaataaataagtatcatcttttgacaCAATGTACTTGGATTGAGAAAAaggatgtccatatatgtggactcgtggtccaaatttacataaaatacattttccttatttttttttatgcatatttaacaaagaattttttttgggatcttgctttgactatcagagagtaaaaacagtttttcccctattttggacagttaaaaatagggtttgggacatttcaaatgctgcaaaacagttgcacactgtatgtctgtaacaatatataaaacattcagtaagtattttaaatagccacttaagagctaaaatgtgctgtccatgtatgtggacactcaagcccttgGAGGTTAATGTATTATTGATgttgtattaatttatattaacatatatattataattataatattgtaatattaaatttCATGAAAACAGTTGTAGAACAGGTCATTTTTGTTTCGTTTCTTTGGGCAAGTGTATACTGAATTTTCAGTTTCAGACCACAATTTTCATTTCAGAGTATTTAAAAAATCTAGTTTCACACtaactaaataaaagtattaacacTGCAAAACTTTTGAAGAgaattgaactttgagcatacaTTTTATGCAGTTGTACaacaaaaaagtaacttaaaatggTTACCAGTTTGACAGACAGCAGGACGTCCTCTTTACGAGAGCTGTTGAGGACTAAGAGTTTAGCatgctctctctgtttctcttcaAGATCTTTCTCAAAGATCAACTTTTCCAATTGTTTCTGCTCCTAGTGGAGAAGCAGAGAATGAGATGTAGATACCGCTTCACTAGGCAATCCAACACAAAATTAATCAAACATACCTTTCTTTTCTCATAGTCCATAAATTTGTTCTACAGTGTCAGAGAGAGAATAAAAGATAACATCACATATTGATGACattgacagaacaaaaaacaaaaaatctcaGCACTGTTTAACAATATTGAGATTTAGACTGACCTGCCAGACTATCGCCTCACCATCAACACAGTCTACCTCCTGCTTCCCTCCATCATGCTCCAGCACAGGCAGGAGATACTGAGATGGAGGACAATACTCCAAACCCATCTCTGgacaacatcaaaaataaatggTGAAATAAAATAGGACAACAGATAATGCACAGAATGGCCACCATATGGGATTGCAAACAAATCTGCACAATCTGCATAGCATGCACTCAGTGTTTATTGGTCTAAATCAAGACAGACTGTAAGGGATTGATATTAAAATACAATGGTTCTCAGCCATTTCAACTCAAGACTCCCCACTGTTTTGGGATTCTTGGATAAGTACTACTGCTGCAAACTGATGTATAAAATACAGCTGCTTTGTCTCAGAGTCTGTGAAAATAGATGTGTACCTGAGCAGAGGTAGCGCTGCACTTCCTCTGTGCCGCCTGTGCACACTGACGCAGGTGGATAGCTCATAACCTGTGCGTCCAGGATCAGGCTCTGCAACCAGACATATACAGATATGAGAATGAGATCCCAGATATGATTGGACACAAGTTTTATGAGCTTGATGGGATATTACACAAATACTAACCATGTTTGGATTTACTGAAATAGACATATAAGATACTCACTTCCAGAGTGCGAACACTGGCCAGTTCTTTGGGTAATTCTCTGATGTTGTTCTCACTTATGTCCAGTGTTCGCAGGCTGCTCATGCGACCCACAGACACAGGTAACACAGTAAGGCAGTTCCCTGTATCCGTCAAAACATTTTGGTCatttgtttaatcttttttttattatttaaaattgtgcCTAAGAACTAAAGTAAATTAAGACAAAAGTCATATGACTGTCAAATTTTCAATTCTCTGAAAGACTTTTTAAACTTAAAACAGGTAACCCTGAGTCATGCCAAAAAAGTGTCATTGATTGGATCAAAGCAGCACATCACCAGTTTACATAAAAGGCATTTACAATAAACCAGGTCAAatgatgtattattataattagcatACAGTTCATAAAAGATAAGAATTAAActctaattgatttattttctgttaGTAATTTAGTTTTTCCCCAAAAGTTAGTTTTTTAAGCATCTAACAATAACAATTCAACACTATTTGCATTGGTTTTAATGTTTAGTACCACAATGCAGGGTTATAATTCAGGGTTAAAAGCAGTACTAACCCCTCAATTACTCGCGTGAAACGTTTATTAACCCACTGATAAAAATGTTGAACAAGAATAGCTCAAGGTTAAGCGCACAGAAAATAAGTTAACAAGAAAATTGTTTAACGACTTCCTGAAATATATTCTAGAAAAACGATGtgatgaaaacaattttaaaaatgaataataattggacaaaaatgtatatgtttttaaaaacacagaacaaaCCTTTTACATTAAGTGTCTGTAGATGCAGAAGACCTCCTATAGTGTCTGGCAGCTGTTTGATCTGGTTTTTCTCTACATTCAGCACCTTAgagaataaataatgttttatgaaaGCAATAAATATAAAGTACTCTAGTtattataaaacacacacagcaaTTCAGTTGATAATAGTGGAGTATTAACAATAGAGTTGATAATATTGTAATGCTTATGAAACAATAACTTTCTacttaccaaggctgcattaaCTTGATcaaaattatttagaataatagtattcataaaatattttttacaaattttattttgatatttaaaaaatgtgtgatgAAATCATTCTTATATGCTTATTTGGTGCTCAGTAAACAACTGATgtcttataatttttattaattttttttagaaatacagTTAGTTTAATCAGTCTTTTGGCTTTCGGTCACATTAATAAATCGAATGCATCTTTGCTAAGTAAAACTATATaactttataatataattatataattacataaaataaagcaatatatataATAAGAGTACAGACTAATCAGCCTTTTTCAGTCAAATAAAATACAACGATTCACAACTTTATTGTATACAATAAATATACCTGCAAGGACGAAAGCTGTCCGATGTCATCTGGAAGTGATGTGAGCTTATTTTCATGCAGATCCAAgacctttaaaatgaacaatgagATGTTATCACTAGACAGTATAGCGAGacagttatttattttctttatcatCCGTCAGTTTCTCTCACCTTTAATGTTGCTAAGGCACCAAGACAGCAGCCTTTAGGTACTAGTGACCTCAGGTCATTTGTATGAAGAATTAACACCTGCCGTTAAAGAAAAAAACTGCTGTCAAAATTGTATTCGCTCTGACCACCAACAGTTCAGAGAAGGAAATATGAACAGGCTCACTTTCTTCTGAAGCACTTTACACATAGAGAAGGCACAGGAGGGAACCTGAAGAAGCAGATATCATTTCATCATTTGCCCACTATGTAAATAAGGATTGTCACTAAGGTTTCTTAAATGTACCTCTGAAAGCTCACAGGCAGAAATGTCCAGAATGTCATCAGCACCTGCTTCTTTGGCCTGCACAAATCATAGGCATGTGTTATAAGATTTGCACCGTGGGACAGCAGGACGTTGCTATAAAAAGAGGCTCTGCTCACACTTATAATCTCTAACAGCAACAAATGTGGATGCGTTGCAATGCAATAGACACTCACCAAACACAGCTGGTACTCGAGACGTTTCCTGGAATCGCCACTGGGTTTCTTCTTTTTGAACAAAAACATCCTGAGGCTTAGCGAGATTTTATTTGTCTAGTTAAAACCCCACAACATCCACTGGATGGTTCAGTGTGAAACCTGACTGACTGTGATGTTGACAATCCCGAAGAACAGCCTGAACTAATAGAAGTAGGACAAAAAACATAAAGACAAACAcgtaaaatgacaaataataatcattCGATTTTCCTAACCCTACACAAATGTCCCAGTTTCATCAGTGTAAAGACCAGTTCTGACAATAGCGCAACATTACCATTATAAACAAACGGACGTAACGTTACCTGCTGAACGACGGATATTCGTGAATAACCGTTAGACCTATACCTGtaatattttatgaaaacataGGTTCTTTGAGATGTTTCTAAATCAATTTACTGTCCTGTGATACCTATAGCACACTCCCTCTCGGACAGTACACATAAACACCAGGAACAACTTATCGGATGTTGTGAATGGCGTAATGCGTCACCGCAGTGTGAAAGGTTGCCAAGTTCTCGCGATACTTCGCCGCCTTTATATTCTCAGCACATGCGCTCCCCGGTCTTTCCTTTTTCACTTTTGTGGTGAAGGTGCAACACTTTTCGGTCGTCCCGAATCCGGGTTCATCCGACACCCTCACCAAGTTCAATTGAAGTGAACTCAACTTCATCTGATACACCATGCCTCCTAAATTCGATCCCACCGAGATTAAAGTTGGTATGTGTGAGGAATACTGTAACTGTTCGACGGGTTTTTTGAGCGTGACTGAGCGGCCATGTTTGTGCTCTGGGCTCCAGAGCGCCGGGACTGTTATAAACGAGATGAATGGGTAAAAATACAGAGCTTTATCTAACCGAACAATTTTTAACTTGGTGTTTAATCGGATTGAATGTTTAAGGTGTGTTTAGTAACGCCAACTGTGGCTTAATTTTAAGGTGTTTTGAACTATACGTTGTAAAGCTTTGAAACGCGATTGATTTTCTCTTTAGCAGTTTGTTGCGCGTGCGGTTGGAGCTGCGCTTCACACGTGGGCAGCCATGAACTACAGCGCCCTTCGCTTACTATTGCCAAATAGTTCGATAGAATAGTCAAATACGTTATGTAGTCGTGGCGTGCTTTCTATTATTTCTATTGTATAGTGCAGCACAATTAATACATCTAAAGCATATCGTTTCATAAAGATTAGCTTTTAATTCAAATTGGGCGTTATATTTACTTTCACATGTGCACACGACATATAGCAGTAAAAGTTAGCGCTATTGTGTAATGTACAGTACTCGTCTTCAAGATGAAAGTAACCAGGTGAACTCTATTGATTCGTCCGGATCAAAAAGACTAGTTGTCCGTTACATAAATGATGACTTAAGTAACTGATAAGTACAATGAAAAACTCCTGGTTGGATTAGGAAAAACTTGTCTACTAGTTCCACGCAACGTTAAGTCCCAGTGTCCATAtaccaactaaaaaaaacaactacagcAAATTCTCTGAACAATGGTATATATGTAATGCCATACTTTGTGTTTCTCATCAGGCCAGTTTGCCCCTTTTTTCGGCTTTAGCAGAATTaatatggctttttttttttttttttaaactgacctTAGTAAAATGCTATGCTACTATCAGTTGCTGTGAATGTTACACGATGCTAGAGTATTCcaagttttctttttttggcaAAGTATAGCTATTGTAGTTTTGTCTGTCTTAACATAAATTTCAGTTCatttagtgtttttttctttcttagtgTTCATGAGATGCACAGGTGGAGAGGTCGGTGCCACTTCCTCGCTGGCCCCCAAAATCGGACCTTTGGGTCTTGTAAGTATTACCTTAATAGTCCAACCTGTTTATAGTTTTGCTTTATTAATAGGGCTGTGTGTGATTTATCTGATGTGATGCAAGATGAATgtctttacaaaaaaacaaacatgtcttTTGAGCCACAACATGCAGTTAAAGACCGTTTCAGTGTGGTTCTGTCATTGACCCATAAACTTCCTGCTTATCAAACTACTTCATAATTGCAACGAGGCAATTCAATCTCAACTTGATGTTAAAGCAGTGATCATAACATTATCAACATGTGGCATGTGAAATGTTTTGGTCAATCTAAAATGCctgtattagtgttattaattGCCTTCAGAATTGTCACAGAATTTGTGTATGACACTTTCAAACGCAGCAATacctaaagtgttttttttttttttttttccttgtcaCAAACCTGTGGTCCTATGTGAGCCTCCCGCCACTGTACTAGTCTTTTAAAGTGACTTTGTACAATCCAGTGGAGGCTCAAAGTGACCCAGCTCTAGGAAGCAGGGCGGCCCAAACTAATGGGCAGCTCTGTGCCGAAAGACCTGGAACAAACTACTTAACATCAAAGAACATTGACTCCATTATATGCTGCATGCTAATCTTCCATTCTCCCCTCTTTCCATCAGTCCCCTAAAAAGGTGGGTGATGACATTGCAAAGGCCACCGGTGACTGGAAGGGCCTGAGAATCACTGTGAAGCTGACCATCCAGAACAGACAAGCAGCGGTAAGCGCTTGAAGTCTTTCAGCCCGTAAAGTGGCTCTTGAGGTCATGTAGCCTTTAGATGCTTACAGGTTTTGTTGTTCCAGATTGAGGTAGTGCCATCAGCCTCTGCCCTCATCATCAAGGCTCTGAAGGAACCTCCCCGTGACAGGAAGAAGGTCAAGAACAGTAAGTGGCTTTTTACCCCACCTCAATGCACTATTGTAGGAATCGCATCTTTTGTGTGTTCTGACCTTTTGTGGCTATGGACCGTGAGCCTCCCGCCACTGTGCTTGTCTGTAAGAGTGACTGTGTACTGTCCAGTGGAGGCTCAGAGTGACCCAGCTCTAGGAAGCAGAGCTGCCCAGTTTAATGGGTAACTCTGTGCCGAAAGGTCTGGAACATTTTTTCTTATGCAAATCAGAGCTTTATTGCATGGTAGAATATAGTGCACGCATACAAGGCACGATATTCATGTTGAAGGATAAATGAGAAATATACACGAGTAAAAACATTATGTACACAAGTTTGTGGTCAGTAATTCATTCAATAAAGTGCCGATAAAATATTTCCATGGATCCAGAAGGATGTTTTTAACCCATTTTTAACCAACACAACTGTTTTTAGTAAATCTTGAGCACCAaacccagcattttaaaatgacttcTGGGAAATCATTTGAGATTTATCAAATAGATGACAATCCGTGTGTGCTAAATGCTTGACAATTGCATTAAATCTTACGCACCACAAAACTTTGAACAGTGCTATGCATGGTATCTGTTTGAGATGAACAAATTCTGTATTCTGACATGCATCATGTTTCTCTTTTCTATAGTCAAGCACTCTGGAAGTGTTGCTTTTGATGAGATCGTCAACATTGCCCGTGTCATGAGGCACAGATCAATTGCCAGGGAACTCTCAGGTATGTACTTATACTCTCCATGTGCATCTACACGTGAATGTATCCATGAGCCTCCCGCCACTGTGCTTGTCTGTATGAGTGACTGTGTACTGTCCAGAGGAGGCTCAGAGTGACCCAGCTCTAGGAAGCAGGACTGCTCAATTCAGTGACTAACCCTGTGCCAAAAGGCCTGGAACATGACATGTAATCTTGCATGCACGAGTGCTGTTGATTTGTACCATGAACAAACTAATCTTGTCTTCTGCCTCTCAGGTACCATTAAGGAGATTCTTGGCACAGCTCAGTCTGTGGGCTGCACCATTGATGGTCGCCTTCCCCATGATGTCATTGATGACATCAACAGCGGTGCAGTTGAGTGCCCAGCTGTAAGTATTGTGCCACCAACTGTGCTTTACAATGATTATTTCACTTGCTGGTTTTAACTAAACTTTCTCTTTTTATTGCAGGAGTAAAATGGAGGATTGTTGACCAAAATAAAACTTTCATAAGTCTAAAGTTTGATTTGTTGTTTGTTACCTTCTATAATCCTCTAAATGTATTTATGAAGAGAAGGGATCTGGGCCTTGGGGTAAGAACATGCTTTTAAAAGGgagaatttttttatattaaagtagAATCGGAGTTGTATGTAACAACAAAATGAGTTTACTAGAGCTCTGGGTAGCAAAATGTAGGATTTTTATACATGTGACTTAATCTTTAttctgcgtcccaattcgcatacttgtactacgccctaaaagtatgtactttttttgtgaaggaagaTATATTCTTTTGAGTGTGacagtatgcaagctttgggacatactaccgCACTTACAGATTGTTGTTGCTTTAGTTATGAGCCCCTGCACTTTCATAATTagtttcctaccttattggagaagcagcataATCTGCTAatcacaagtctttcatgcagagaaatctcctcaggtctctGGATAATTAcgcattcagatgttaatgttagactttacacacctgaaacttgtctatagcacttcactgctgctcttatagttgtgtgaattgcttccttgtcctcttttgtaagtcgctttggataaaagcgtctgctaaatgactaaatgtaaatgtccaaACATGTCTCCTATCcaagttcagtattgttgcttatgaaatataacacagaaaatgggatttttaaatattttctagtgggctagatattaagtcaaacaaacatctttaccaGGCCTCTCTACTTGACACTTGGTCTCACGCATatgtttgtaattttattaacttttttttttacccacgtttgtagttctaatcataTTTACGTACAATGTGTCAGGGTTGGAGTATGGACTGTTctacacttatttatttttttaaccagaaatgGCAGACCATCCAGGAAACTTTGGCATACACTTTTTCAACacactacgatttgggacatactaattctattttcaagtACTGATAAGGAGAGATGTGAATTGGGATGTAGCATTAGACTATCTCCCTCAAGGCTTGTGTAAAATTCACTATGGTGTTCACCACAGAAGCtcttaatatttaagatattattaatattaagattcTAGTCAGGGTGCTTTTCCCAAAAGTGACTACAGTTTCAATCAATGTAAATTTTATTAGGCtaacaatgtttttgaaaatcAAAAAACAGTGTTAAATTTGGAAATTGGAGAAAATGTCAGCTGAGAAGGCCCTTTTGAGGTGACGTTTAACAACTGATGTGCAAAAATCTTTGATATTTGCAACAATTAATGGGTTCTATAGTTCAGGTGTTTGTGCAGGGTAGCATTTAAATTAATCACAATTATTAACACAAACTTTAATGGGGGGGGGGGTACATATGAGCGGTACAAAGACAAGTACAAAAGTATCTAAATTTAGGTGTGTTGAACAGCCCAATCAGAAAACCAACGAAAACAGCACCCTATAAAGATTTTACACTTACTGAAATCCTTACAAAAATGCTTCCCCGGTTCTTCAAGCTGCTCACTATTTATTTCCTACTTCAGCTCTTGACCCAAGTAACAGTGTTTATTTACTTACAATAATCTATGAATTCTGATCTAACTGAATTAATGTCCAGTTTGCCTTGAACAACAGCTCCCTGTAATACAGCCTCAGATATTCAGTTGCATAAGGTAAAACGGTACCATAGGCTTGTCCCTGTCCACACTATAAAAGTGGAACCCAGACAAAGAAAATAAGGTCTCTTATCAATTCTCCACATCTTCTTCCTCCGCTTCATTTTCCCCATCCTGTTCATCATCCATGTGCTCATCTTCCTCTTCATCCCTACTCTTGTCGTTCTCATCTGTACCTTTCTTCTCCTTGTCCTTGCGTTTTTGCTCCGATGCCTCCTTCTTGCCTTTCTGACCTTtcttataagctgtaaaataaacaaaattgacaATAAAAATGGTTATGCATTTGAGGGTTAGTTCATCCTAATAACTGTCATTTATCTTCACAGAACACAAATGTCAATGTTTTCGATACCTCCATTGAAAGTTGATTTAACCAAACTATTAAAACTCCAAAACGTTCATTAAGTATCAAAGATAGATACATTTCAATCAGGCAGTTTAATCCAAGTGGtagcctatatacatttcttttgTGAATGAACTTCTATTTTCTTGTAATGGAAAAGTTGCCATACAACAGGCATTATACCTCATTTTTGTATTGTGTTCTGTATGTATGAACAGGATGGTCTTTTTGAAGTTCTTTGTCCTAactaggcatgggtcggtataagtttctgacagtatgataaccttagataaaaatttCCCGGTATTACATTTACTGCTGTacaataatttctttttaaatgtcttggtaaaaaacaacaactgtctttccccccatttaacacaatatattacatgTATAAGATTTTGGAACCGTAAAcgtgtcagactaaataattaaaataaaccattgacttctacgaTCTTAATTAGCTTCGACACCACACAGATTtccttacaacacataaaaaaacgacatataccttgaaaaccagtgcaacaaaacattttttgtggttttaataccttgacttttccaaaccgtgataaaccttgaaaccggttatccaTGCCTAGTTCCAACAGACAGAACTCAAAAATACACATGAGAAAACGATAAAAGAATTTTTTTACGTTGAggtaaaataactaataaacccATACATGAATGTGTGAATTCACTAAAGCATCTCTACACCTGAAAGGCTGTTTAACATAAAATACCTTCAAGAGCTTCCCGCAGTGGCTGCAAGAAACGCTCAAACTCCATCTCCTCCATAGCGGACATCACATCTCCAGCGTTGAGTGTCTTCCTCTTGGCTTTCATAGCAAAACTGTTGGCACTGGTGTCAACAAAACAGAAGAGATTGCAATTGGCTAGAgaaggggtcaccaatctcggtcctggatgGCCGGTGTTCTTGcaaggtttagctccaacacacctgactgggtgtttcaagtatacctagtaagaccttgattagcttgttcaggggtgtttgattagggttggagcaaaaatctgcaggacaccagcccccccaggaacaagattggtgaccgcTGGGCTAAAGTGAAGTTTCTTTCAAACAGAAAATTTCTTAAGACTTGCACAAACATTTGAATTATAGGACCCATTAACTGTTGCAAATATCTGAGCGATTTCTGCATATCAGTTGTTAAACTTCACCTAAATAGGGCCCTCTTAGCTATGACAATTTCTCCAGAGTTAGCAACTATTTTAACACTGCGGTTTGTTTCCCAAATGCATTGTTAGCCTATGATTACAATTTCAACTGATTTGAATGTAGTCACTTTTAGGAAACACACTTCAGCAGTGCTTAATACAGATTGAAACTAAATTTCTCAAGACTTACCAAGATGTGGCGTAGAGGACGAAAACACTTGCTGCTTGAGATATTGCTCGCCTTGCCTCCTTGGACACATTTACACCTTCTGGCAACTAAACAAGATGATTACACGTTGACTGAACACTACACACATGATAAAACTGACTGGAATGGCGTTTAATGCTAAAGATGCATttgcattgtttgtttgtgtgttcgtTTAAATGGCTAACAGCGCTAGCTTTGATGACACT
This Danio aesculapii chromosome 5, fDanAes4.1, whole genome shotgun sequence DNA region includes the following protein-coding sequences:
- the rpl12 gene encoding 60S ribosomal protein L12 isoform X1, whose product is MPPKFDPTEIKVVFMRCTGGEVGATSSLAPKIGPLGLSPKKVGDDIAKATGDWKGLRITVKLTIQNRQAAIEVVPSASALIIKALKEPPRDRKKVKNIKHSGSVAFDEIVNIARVMRHRSIARELSGTIKEILGTAQSVGCTIDGRLPHDVIDDINSGAVECPAE
- the rpl12 gene encoding 60S ribosomal protein L12 isoform X2, with protein sequence MVFMRCTGGEVGATSSLAPKIGPLGLSPKKVGDDIAKATGDWKGLRITVKLTIQNRQAAIEVVPSASALIIKALKEPPRDRKKVKNIKHSGSVAFDEIVNIARVMRHRSIARELSGTIKEILGTAQSVGCTIDGRLPHDVIDDINSGAVECPAE
- the pole3 gene encoding DNA polymerase epsilon subunit 3, coding for MAERPEDLNLPNAVITRIIKEALPEGVNVSKEARRAISQAASVFVLYATSCANSFAMKAKRKTLNAGDVMSAMEEMEFERFLQPLREALEAYKKGQKGKKEASEQKRKDKEKKGTDENDKSRDEEEDEHMDDEQDGENEAEEEDVEN